The sequence gttgtatgtattgttcattttaatcttataaatactgattgcgtgttgttatatttcaggtttcagataacttcataaaagctaattgcttaaatgtgataatggtctcgctggaattggagttgacgctgaatacacaaatcagatgcatgtgtaactctcaattacactagatagatgcatatgtaactctcaattacaataGAAAgaagcatgtgtaacttctagttacacatgctaagaaattattgtaaatgaatattaaagtaatacatgtatttttttgtatgcgttcttttttatgtatatttttttgatgtgtaactttgcattacacatggcataaggatatgtaacttctggatacacatgccatatgcatgtatAACTTCtatttacacattcacactatactttaataatttggggcctaaatttaataattttgggcttaaatttaaattttatttaatttggggcttgacaatatataaaagggcatggatgtcttttaataactcggggcctaaatttaaacttcttttaattaagggcctcgtattatgggtaacccatgggtcgggccttagcctaattttcccgaaTAGTATAACctcctactatatgggttcaatatatggaatccccacaaaatggatccttcactatcaactccatacttttagtttttgatattactaggcctaaaatataaaattttcttcagatctggcccataattaattattatcaattttaataatgacaacactaccCTTTACTATATATATCATAGGAAACTCATTAGATAttttcatttcttatttcattttctctctccAGTTCTTATGAAAACACTTTCTAGggtttcaaaattgattttgagacAATCGACGTCGACGATAGTGATCATAAATCTACCATCAGGAGAAGGAGGATCATCATTTGCAGTAGAAAATAATGGatccgagaaaaaaaaattcaattaattGATCAGTAGATTCTACACAAGTTCATCAGCAAGCTAAGTATATATAAGTATCCTCTTATATTAGTGATTATGCTTCGATTGAAAgattttagtttacttatttCAGAAACCAAATCTGAGAAAAACACTTTTGAGTTTTCAAAACTCAAATTTTCATGTGTTTTTCAATAAACTTGTCTGAATCAAAAATAGATCTTAGATTTTCAATCATCTACTTTCTCTGGTTGTATAAATGTAATTTTTTTGAAGAATCTTGAACAAAATTTTCAgatatgttcttcatcaaaatcatcgcAACTCTCAATTTCAAGTTACGATCTAAAAACTGATTAGAGATTCGATATCAAAGACTCATCAACTCTATTACCCGTAGATTTAGTTTAAATTTCATTCACTTTGAATTTTCGATTTCATATGTTCTTGGTAGATGTGGAATGGAAGCTGTTTTTGAATGATGCTGGTAAACGACATTTAGATAAATCTAAAGATTTAATCATCAAAAATGAATCGAAAAGATAAGTTTTGTTTTTTCTTGTGATTCTATTACACCAattaattttgatttatttttagatTCGAACAATCAATTCTCTCTTTTCATCAATCgattttgttgtttctgttgGAATCAATTAATTCAACTATTTTAAGATCTGAGAAGAACGAAGAAACGACATTATTCTAGAAGAAGATTCAACAACTAGGtatgttttttattttggttttagttttcttttttgattttgtgTTTGGTTCAATATGATATCATGATTCTCAAACTCTCTACGATTTTTTCATTAATATCTATGTTTTGAATCTGAAgttgtttgtttgtttaatttgttatGTGATGATATACAATATGTATAACTTTCGTATACACGcccaatttgcatgtgtaacttgcttcTACGCATCCAGTAGAatgtgtaactcgcagttacacaTAAATATATCTTCTTCCAGTTTTGAGtctgttttttctttcaattagcatgtgtaacttgcgtctacaTGTCCAataagcatgtgtaacttgattctacacatccaattagcatgtgtaactcgcagttacacaTAAGTATAACTTCTTCCAGTTTTGAGTCTGTTTTTCGttcaattaacatgtgtaactttcgtaTACATATCCagtaagcatgtgtaacttgcttcTACACATCCATATAGCTTGTATACTTGATTCGCGATTTTTCAGGTCTAAgtctatgttttttctttttaattatcaTGTTTAAATTGCTAATGTTAAGTTCAAAGCGTGATGTCCTAAGCTGAGATGTAATTTTTTATAAAATGTTAAAAATTAACATGCTACACTTCTGTTAATAGAACATGCTTGCATGCTTATTTGTGAGATTATTATCGTTCTTCTACTTTCTTCCTAAAATGTGGTTATCACCAGCTAACATTGGTTGGCAGGTGCTTTGACACTGACTAGTTTACCGTTGTATCCAAAAGATTTAAGTGGAGGTACCGTCTTCAGTGGATATAAATACTTTTTAGTTCGTCAGTCAGTGAACACATATCACCATGTCTGAATAAGGTACTTATcttgtaactcctaattacacagtCTATGCAAGTTCATGACAAACAGATatgacatatgcatgtgtaactctaagTTACACTAGTAAGATGCATGTGTAATTTCCAGTTACACTACACAGATGCACGTGCAACTTCCAATTACGCTTTTTTTAGATGCATGTGAAACTGAAGATGCGTGTGTAACTCTTAATTACattagtcagatgcatgtgtaagttCTAGTTACACTacccagatgcatgtgtaacttctaattaTGCTATTTTTAGATGCATGTGAAACTGATTTATGTATTGATGTGTGTGTTGTTCTTTTAATCTCACCAGAGTTGATTTATGCATTGATGTTTGTACTGTGATGTTTGTATTGTTCTTTCGATTACACTAATCTCATGGATGCTTATTTTGTTTGCAGATATGCAAACATTTTGGAATCGATGATGACAAAAAGTGAAGGTAACATTTCTAGGATTTCGTTTAACATATTTCTTGTTTTAGGTCGTTTATTGTGTTCAATAATAATTGATAAACAgaaaaattattgtaaatgaaattATTGTTTCAATAACAactgaaatatttttcttttttgacgtGTAACTGTTGAGATGCACATCCatgtgcatgtgtaacttctggatacatattcattatggatgtgtaacttatgGGTACACATACCATATGTGTGTGTAACTTttaattacacatgccatatgcctATATGTAACTGTTTcatgccatatggatgtgtaacttttaaTTATAGAAGTGTAAATTTTCGTTAATTTGCCATACAAATGTGTAACTTCtcgttacacatgccatatggatgtgttgggaggcggtggtggtggtgggtggtggcgGTCGATGGCGGCGGCGGTTGGTGGACggaggtggtggttggcggtggcgtTGTGGTGAGAAGCAGTGGTGGTGGGAATGTCATTTTACTATATATTAATAATTTGgggttaaatttaaattttatttaattagagaCTTGGCAATACACATAAGGGTATGAACGTCTATTAATAACTCGGTGTCtggatttaaacttcttttaattagggGCCTCAGATTATGGGTAACCCATGGATGGGGGCTTAGCCTAATTAGTGAAGCGGGTAACGCCACCTGTTGGTGCAGTGGGAAACTGTAACCGGTCAAATCAACTCTCTAGGACGCTGATGATAGACTGCGGTCATGCCAATAACCAACCCCAAACATTGGCCAACTCTGCTCCCAGTGATTTGCACTTTGATTCGCCAAATAACCAACTACAATGGCACATGTGGTATGTGCCGTTACTCTTCTTGCACTGATCATGCCTTGGTCACGCCTTGGACCAGCACATAGGCCATTGCATTACCTAATTCATGTCCTTACTTCCTTCTTGAGCTGGGTATACTCAATTCTCGGACATCCAACATTGTCTTATCCAACGTTGCATATGTCAATGACACATTCTTGTCTTGCACCATTGCATATGTCAATGGCACACTCGTCTTGCACCATGCCGGACTAATGTAGCTTCATACTTTTGCCACTTGACCACGGGGAGTTTGTTCACTTACTTTCCCGTAAGTTGATTGATTGTCAGACGGCGAATTTGTTCGCGTACTTTCCAGTAAGTTGATTGATGTTCTCAGTTAGTCAGACAGACACTATAATGGCAGGGGCTTGCAGGTCAGACCAAAATGCTTATGCTCAATATGTGACAATCTAATACAATCCTCATTAACAAGAATGGTAACACAGGCTTCTTAAGCCTGGCCTGTCCATTGAAAAGCTTTTTCTAAGTCAGACAGTACTGTTTACtccaagtttttagtttcttgcaATAAATGACCTGGCACAAACGGTTCCAGCCTTCCAGGTAGTCAGTAACCAGTTGTTGACACATGGCAACCTTGACATATGtttaaagatcaaatcaactgaGACAATAATGCAACAAAACTATATATTCTGTTAAATCACTGATACAAAATCTTGCTACATATGAATGCAACACGGACTCAATCTTGAATGATGAAGAAAATCGTTTCATACAACTCTACACAGAACATATAGCCGCTAAAAAGATCGCCTCCAAACATGAATATTGACTCTTTCCTCATCTTATCTGTTTTAAAAGCTTACCCTTCTCAAACTCTGGTATGGTGTAGCTCTTCTCTACTTCCCAAGCAAGTTGAGACATACAATTGAAAGATGATTTGGCACCCTTCTCGTCTGTAACTTCTCTAGGGAAAGGAATCCTAACTTCGAACATAGCTCTCTCAAAGTGAATATGAACATCCAAACCTAATCGATCAACCCATATTGCTTTTGCATGTGTTACCTGCAATTGTACATAAAGTTAACTAAAACTTAACAAATAGTATATTAAAGCCCAGCCATGTTAACAACAACATTATAACCAACAACCTAAATAGACATGAAAACACAATCTCCAAGTTTGGATTTAATATGTTAAATATCATGGAGTGCTTTGAATGCATTTTAAAATTAATCGAATGAAAGTAGTTCAGAGCGTCTTTGTTTGCGCAACCCTTAGGAATATTTTAGAACATACCAGCTACTGGCATGCTTTACTTGGAAAAAACAGAAATTTGAAAGCCTTAGCTTCTTCTACGAATCTTTATTGGAATAGACGGATTTGGACACATTTGTTCTAAATAAAAGTTTCAGAATTTTTACATTTTCTCAAGTCGCTTTACGTGAACAATGTCTTATTAGAAGCATATAAACATTATAAGTAACTGAAGAAGTTGTTTGGAAGCAAACCTTGAGATCGGAATCCACATAAACGCTGCAAATTCGCTCAAAATCCTCTGTCTGGTTAGTGTTTATCTCATTCACAATGTTTTTTGCAGAATCCCGAAGGGGATCAGGATTTGCAATTTTATATTCTGATGAATCCACCCATATACCATCCTGAAATGAACAGACAACACCAATATACTCTTAAAACAAGGTAAATTCGACAATAAGAAGATACTACAGTCTTAAAGATGATTAGAGGCATCATTATTCCGAATACATAAAAGACGATGGGCATACAACACGGCACCAATGTTATCTCAATGGCAACAAACATACCTCCTTAAAATCCTCCTTTTGAAAGATCTTTTCAACAGAGACTACATAGATAAGATCTGCGTCAACTTCTTCACCAAACCTCCTTTCCCAAATAGAATGGAACTTCTGCAATGAGCAAGTGCACATATAAATACTTAAACAGTGTAATTAGGTCACATGTAAGAAAATATTATAAGGATTTGTACATAACCTAGGTTATAACGCTGAATGCTCATAACAGTTACATATTTATGTGAAGAGGAATGCTTTTGTACACCGTTCAGATATAAATTTAGCATGTAATCAGTAAATTACAATTACAGATCACTAAAACAGTTCACCGATCAAACTAATAAGTAATAAACAATGATAAACTCATAAAAACAAATTTGTAATAAGAGAAACTACTTGTCGATCAGCAATTTCATGAGTGTTTTAGTTTTTAATAACTCTCAAAATCTTATCCGTACGGCCAACTGATGCCAGCACTAAACCTAACACACAACACTTAAAATAAAACTAACTTGTGTAACAATGAGACCTGGTTTTTCAAAATCTCCCGTTTGAACTCGTATTGCCACTGATACTCGTGTCAGACAGACACTCGTGGACATGGGAACCACCGAGCAGCTCTACCAGCCATTATACTCCAAaaatagtttttatttatttctatAGAGACTGAAAAAAGAAGAAGCGAAATGAAAGATATGAAAAAACATGACTACTGGTTTCTTCATTACAAGTCCTGGATGTGACCATTTCATTTCCTAAGAAGAATATGCATGTCATTAACCTAATCCCTTATTCTCGTGTCCCCTCACTTAGTGTTTTTAGGTCACTGTGTCGGACAGACAGACACTGATACTCCTAGCCATGCCATTTTACATTGTAACTAACAGTCTACCATCATAGCAAACAGATAAGTTAACAAAGAAAGTGGTACTGACATAGTAATATCAAGGTATAGTTAGCTTAAGTAAAGCAGTAGAAAATCCAAGAGACCCAATCCATACATACATCCATCATCTCAGACAGTTCATTTTTTCCAAAATGCAGTGGGGATCACCGATGACTATCTACCTATCAATAAGACATGGAATGGAATTACCATTTAAACAAACCAGTTCCGGATAATCCAAGTTGACCTAACCAATATAAAAACTACCGACTACTTTAATCTAAGCTGCCAATACTAATTTTGTCTAGAAACCAAACTACTCATTGTGACATAAACAAATGCGCGAACTTACACCAGAATATGCAAGCCATGGAAAAGCGTTTACCTTTAAAGCTGCTCGGTCTTCTGGTTTGTCAAGACTTCCCTGCAATGTACACTGTGTAGTCCTGGTCCCACTTTGCTCAAACTATGTTCGAAGCAAATTAGCATAACTTATTTCACAGAGACTATACAGTACCAAAAAATAAATCCAAAAAAATTAGGGCACATACCTGAACATGTAGACTAGACTTTCTATCAAGCAAAAAACGCCTATCACTTGAATTCAAACAGAATATAGGAGTACCATTAGAATCAACAGCAAATCTAACACCAATACCTAATGGCCAACCTTCACTGGTTAAAGTAGATAGAGTACCAACACTAGACAATTCAATTATTGTTCTAGCAACTTCAGCTGGAGATGGTTTTTTCTGTAAATCAATTTGTGTTGGTTCTGGGATTACTGAAACTGAACATTTTAAAGGTTTAATTGATAAGTTAAGACATGGGTTGTTCTTAGAAAGGCTTACTTTAGTATTTTTTGCAAATGGTTTGATTGAAGATAAAGTTGTTGAGAAAGAGATTAGTTTGCTGGTGGAGAAGTGACTGGTAGTAGCAGGAGGAAGGATTGAAGGAACGTAGCGAGGTGAGAGAGATCGAATTTGAGGTAACATTTGATCATATACAAAGAAGAGGATTTTCAGAGAAATTTGGAGCCGAAAATGGAAGAGGAGGGTTGTtgcaaatgatgatgatgataggaAAGTATGTATGCGTGTCAACGGGTTTCCTTTCTTTTTCTGACAACTAATAACCCCGGTTCACTAATTCTGGTTTCACTTTGTCATGGGGATATGACGGGTTCTGGTTCGGATAGTAGAAAAAACAAAGTATGAAAAAAAGGAGTTACCGTTGCAAATTGTTTTAGGAGAATTATGGATGAAACAGGGAAAGATAAGAGGAAGGAGAAGAACAATATTATCAGGAAAGTAGTATAGAATCATTACGTAGTTTCCCTTATATACAACCCTAGGaatctagttggaccgcacatccatgggccgtaggccctgtaacactcccccttgtgcggtccaataacAAAATTTTATACATAATGCTTtacatatagttcttcaaatgtcgttctccttgatgacttgtgccggagtccattgcctcattaaaactttgataaggaaaaaaacccagtgggacaaaaccttggtacaactcttcacatgtaatacttcacatgcaatacgatcctcAAAGAtcaacgagtctaagttaattgcctcgttaaaacttcgtcaggaaaaacccagaggggaaaaacctaaactaaagaaaaagagtacaatattaagtaaacttagaacatagttggatgtgtatacgttgcctcattaaaaccttgacaaggaaaaacccagtgggacaaaaccttgacgaagggaaaagagtacaacgtgaagatgcaagtaaaggtgatctgttgcagatgatcactttgctttgttgaagttgactagttgcttcacaactcctaaggtagaaaatcctcgtgggaaagacaatagtcttaactgggaaattacattcccggtgtttgttgttgtctcactgaaaaccttaccgagtaacaaaaccctgtgggaaaaagtaaccccgatgaaggaaaatagttcaacacaccattagatgctctccctaatgtcagacaattttcgtgagtctaatgcagtcaaaaggagtttatcacactttactttggtgacttgaacgcTTATAaaaccctgttgttgattctagaagttacgttgcttaacagactatcacatttcatttctttgattcagatattttcagtaatatcaacacgatctttatgtattcaacgttcaacatacttgatgtttttagtgttgtctcgctaaaaaccttgtcgagtaacaaaaccctttgggaaaaaaatattctcggtcgaagggaaaaagagcacagcacaacttcaatttcgaagtaaaatatgtcgacatcatatccttggatcctccccctgattactttcagagttgttccagacagttcctttagtcatgtttttcgaaactgaatattggtaatgacttagaaaataccatatctccctctgattactttcgttggagaagagattattgttccttcataatcaaaaacttttgggtttcactttcattagcattccttttaatgtatttctagggataaaacaaatttatgtcaacggttacttttaagtacatgattacattcactataccattccaatgacgttgcgttggcgcggagctatatctagcttaacaagttccctgag comes from Papaver somniferum cultivar HN1 chromosome 7, ASM357369v1, whole genome shotgun sequence and encodes:
- the LOC113297801 gene encoding glutamyl-tRNA reductase-binding protein, chloroplastic-like; this encodes MLPQIRSLSPRYVPSILPPATTSHFSTSKLISFSTTLSSIKPFAKNTKVSLSKNNPCLNLSIKPLKCSVSVIPEPTQIDLQKKPSPAEVARTIIELSSVGTLSTLTSEGWPLGIGVRFAVDSNGTPIFCLNSSDRRFLLDRKSSLHVQFEQSGTRTTQCTLQGSLDKPEDRAALKKFHSIWERRFGEEVDADLIYVVSVEKIFQKEDFKEDGIWVDSSEYKIANPDPLRDSAKNIVNEINTNQTEDFERICSVYVDSDLKVTHAKAIWVDRLGLDVHIHFERAMFEVRIPFPREVTDEKGAKSSFNCMSQLAWEVEKSYTIPEFEKGKLLKQIR